From Novipirellula artificiosorum, the proteins below share one genomic window:
- a CDS encoding alpha/beta fold hydrolase, producing MNQESNPSIDLDRVVDMGVGPNAVLFLHGLFGTPDHYREVMENLSSQYRVIAPQLPIDPQPGRRKRGMKSVADLSEVVAQFVDELELDRFVLCGNSLGGLVAIDLCVRHPDFAEGLILAGSAGLFERSPIRGLRSRPTREFVRKTVTGILYNDSLVSEELVDHWYQSVMDRDYVRFLLRVSRATRDRSVEEELGSLDLPTMIIWGSDDEITPPSTGEDFKRLIHGSKLEFIDQCGHAPNWEQPAAFTRLLESFLPECFA from the coding sequence ATGAACCAAGAATCCAACCCCAGTATCGATCTTGATCGTGTTGTCGATATGGGTGTCGGCCCCAACGCCGTGCTCTTTCTGCACGGGCTGTTTGGGACACCGGATCATTACCGCGAGGTGATGGAGAACCTGTCAAGTCAGTATCGGGTGATTGCTCCTCAGTTGCCAATCGACCCACAGCCAGGTCGCCGCAAACGCGGGATGAAATCGGTTGCTGATCTAAGTGAGGTGGTGGCCCAGTTTGTGGACGAGCTCGAATTGGATCGCTTTGTTCTGTGTGGTAACTCACTGGGTGGCCTTGTCGCGATCGACTTGTGCGTTCGCCATCCCGACTTCGCCGAAGGTCTAATTCTTGCCGGCAGCGCGGGGCTCTTCGAACGCAGCCCGATTCGTGGACTTCGTTCGCGTCCCACACGCGAGTTTGTTCGAAAAACGGTCACAGGTATTCTGTACAACGATTCGCTAGTCTCGGAAGAATTGGTCGATCATTGGTATCAATCGGTCATGGATCGTGACTATGTTCGTTTCTTGCTTCGCGTTTCGCGAGCGACACGCGACCGATCGGTAGAAGAAGAACTCGGGTCATTGGATCTTCCCACCATGATCATTTGGGGCAGCGATGATGAGATCACGCCGCCATCGACCGGCGAAGACTTCAAACGTTTGATCCACGGCTCGAAGTTAGAGTTCATTGACCAGTGTGGGCATGCACCCAATTGGGAACAGCCGGCTGCCTTCACTCGGCTGCTTGAATCATTTTTGCCGGAATGCTTTGCGTGA
- the dnaE gene encoding DNA polymerase III subunit alpha, with protein MNAPLAQPTTDCSQSPPKPFAHLHCHSHYSLLDGAGDIGKLVNRCVSHGMNAMALTDHGNLHGALEFYRKAKDAGINPIIGYEAYIAPGSRFDKGGAASSKQASYHLTLLAKNRTGFGNLVKLASAASLEGFYFKPRIDKEILEKFNEGIICLSGCVSSEFSRAILKGIETEEHEKEARDIAGWFQKVFGDRYFIEIMNNGVEIQRQQLQGAVDIANRVGIPLVATSDCHYVDQSDAEAQDIMLCINTGRFRTDTSRMKMENDQFFLRSPGEMYEKFPGLEDAVARSQEIADSVEINIELGKHFFPKFECPDDKKPIDYLRELCVQGLLERYEGDSERIVDGELSEEVIARLDRELGVIEKLGFPTYFLIVWDFVNYARDQGISATARGSGVGAIVCYALYMSHVCPLRYDLLFERFLDESRTEPPDIDIDFEKERRVEVIDYVKRRYGNEMVCQIGTFGTLAARAAIKDTGRALGVPLARVNQITEMVPDELKITIKKALDKSADLKMTYDADPEVRELLDLAMKIEGLARNIGTHAAAVVIADRPLTEFVPLTRVPGKQDVITQWSMGDVEASGLLKMDFLGLRNLTILSRTVKLIEQTTGEAVDPLKFPLDDKASYALLQRGETKGVFQLESGGIRDLLTRMKPDQFSDIIATAALYRPGPLEGGMVDDYVNIKHGRQQPEYKHPVLKDILEETNSIMVYQEQVMRILNRLGNVPLAKAYTCIKAISKKKEALINQNHDVFIKGCGENGLGEKDAEEIWTLIVKFAGYGFNKSHSTAYALVAYQTAYLKAHYPVEFMAALLSSDISGRNFKRKDALVEHMEDCDRMEIEIVHPDVNTSDADFSVADSKIFFALSAIKGCGGPTAISITEERKKHGPYKDIFDFCERVDQSACNKSAIETLIKAGAMDSFGGKRSQLTAVIERALQSGAAMQADKKSGQASLFGALEEQEDHSEKPVITPLPEMDEWPDREKLLAEKEVLGFYLDSHPLAEFEMKLATFRTHTTDGLADVKDRGEVTLGGMISSIKIAHTKNPKPGAPSKYANFDLEDMQGAIRCIVWPKGFVDVGDHVQPDAVVLARGKVDRRGGGDEANLIIDELIPLEGLDQRYTHGMRVRIDEQEHTPETLNRLREILRGYPGPKEMLISLSLIEGEIVHMKSDKYKVDITPELRTRIDDLLGTGHYKLMMSKPSGR; from the coding sequence TAACCTTCATGGGGCGCTCGAATTCTACCGCAAAGCTAAAGATGCCGGGATTAACCCCATTATCGGTTACGAAGCCTACATTGCCCCGGGAAGCCGGTTCGATAAGGGGGGCGCGGCCAGCAGCAAACAGGCAAGTTACCACCTCACCTTGTTAGCGAAAAATCGCACAGGCTTCGGCAACTTGGTCAAATTGGCCAGCGCCGCATCGCTCGAGGGCTTCTACTTCAAACCACGGATCGACAAGGAAATCCTGGAAAAGTTCAACGAAGGCATCATTTGCCTCTCCGGCTGTGTGAGCAGTGAATTTAGCCGAGCCATTTTGAAAGGCATCGAAACCGAAGAGCATGAAAAGGAAGCCCGCGATATCGCGGGATGGTTCCAGAAGGTGTTTGGCGACCGTTATTTCATCGAGATCATGAACAATGGGGTGGAGATCCAACGTCAGCAATTGCAGGGGGCAGTCGATATTGCCAATCGTGTCGGCATCCCGTTGGTGGCCACCAGCGATTGTCACTACGTCGATCAATCCGATGCCGAAGCTCAAGACATCATGCTTTGCATCAACACCGGGCGTTTTCGCACCGACACGTCACGGATGAAGATGGAGAACGACCAGTTCTTCTTACGCAGTCCCGGCGAAATGTACGAAAAATTCCCCGGACTGGAAGACGCTGTTGCCCGAAGCCAGGAAATCGCCGATTCGGTCGAAATCAACATTGAGCTTGGTAAACATTTCTTTCCCAAATTCGAGTGTCCCGACGACAAAAAACCGATCGACTACTTGCGAGAACTTTGCGTCCAAGGATTACTCGAACGTTACGAAGGCGACTCCGAACGGATCGTTGACGGGGAACTCTCCGAAGAAGTCATCGCGAGGCTCGATCGCGAGTTGGGCGTCATCGAAAAACTGGGCTTTCCGACGTACTTTTTGATCGTCTGGGACTTCGTCAATTATGCTCGCGATCAAGGCATCTCTGCAACGGCTCGTGGCAGCGGTGTCGGTGCAATCGTTTGTTACGCATTGTACATGTCACACGTCTGTCCGCTGCGATACGATTTGCTATTTGAACGTTTCTTGGACGAAAGTCGGACCGAACCGCCCGATATCGACATCGACTTTGAAAAGGAACGTCGTGTCGAGGTGATCGACTATGTCAAGCGTCGATACGGCAACGAGATGGTATGCCAGATCGGCACGTTTGGAACCCTGGCGGCGCGAGCCGCCATCAAGGATACGGGTCGAGCGCTCGGCGTGCCGCTGGCACGGGTCAACCAAATCACCGAAATGGTTCCTGACGAGCTCAAGATCACGATCAAGAAAGCCCTCGATAAGAGCGCCGACTTAAAAATGACCTACGACGCGGATCCCGAGGTTCGCGAACTGCTCGATCTGGCGATGAAGATCGAAGGCTTGGCCCGCAACATTGGAACGCACGCAGCAGCGGTGGTGATTGCCGATCGGCCGCTGACCGAATTCGTGCCGCTGACGCGCGTGCCCGGCAAGCAGGATGTGATCACCCAGTGGTCGATGGGGGACGTCGAAGCGTCGGGATTGCTGAAGATGGACTTCCTCGGTTTACGCAACCTGACGATCCTCAGCCGGACCGTGAAGTTGATCGAACAAACGACCGGTGAAGCAGTCGATCCACTCAAGTTCCCGCTTGACGACAAAGCGAGCTACGCGCTACTGCAGCGGGGTGAAACCAAGGGGGTGTTTCAACTTGAATCGGGTGGCATCCGCGATCTGTTGACGCGAATGAAGCCGGATCAGTTCAGCGACATCATCGCGACGGCAGCACTTTATCGACCAGGACCACTCGAAGGCGGCATGGTCGACGACTACGTGAACATCAAACACGGTCGTCAACAACCCGAGTACAAACATCCGGTGCTCAAAGACATCTTGGAAGAGACCAACTCGATCATGGTCTACCAAGAACAGGTGATGCGAATCCTCAACCGACTCGGTAACGTGCCGCTTGCCAAAGCCTACACCTGCATCAAGGCGATCAGCAAGAAGAAGGAAGCGTTGATCAACCAGAACCACGACGTTTTCATCAAAGGCTGTGGAGAAAACGGACTCGGCGAAAAGGATGCCGAAGAAATCTGGACCCTGATCGTTAAGTTTGCGGGTTACGGTTTTAACAAATCTCACAGCACCGCCTACGCACTGGTTGCCTATCAAACCGCCTACCTCAAAGCTCATTATCCGGTCGAGTTCATGGCAGCGCTGCTGTCGAGTGACATTTCAGGACGAAACTTCAAACGCAAGGATGCGCTCGTGGAGCATATGGAGGATTGCGACCGGATGGAGATCGAGATCGTTCATCCCGATGTGAACACCAGTGATGCGGATTTCTCGGTGGCCGATTCAAAGATCTTTTTTGCCTTGTCGGCGATCAAAGGTTGCGGCGGTCCCACGGCGATTTCGATCACCGAAGAACGAAAGAAGCACGGGCCTTACAAAGACATTTTTGACTTCTGCGAGCGTGTTGACCAATCCGCATGCAACAAGTCTGCAATCGAAACGCTGATCAAGGCGGGGGCGATGGACAGTTTCGGCGGCAAGCGAAGTCAATTGACCGCGGTGATTGAACGCGCGCTGCAATCGGGTGCGGCAATGCAAGCCGATAAGAAGAGTGGCCAAGCGAGCTTGTTTGGCGCGCTCGAGGAACAGGAAGACCATTCCGAAAAACCCGTCATCACTCCGCTGCCAGAGATGGACGAGTGGCCCGACCGAGAAAAACTGCTCGCCGAAAAGGAAGTCCTGGGGTTCTATCTCGACAGCCACCCGTTGGCGGAATTCGAAATGAAGCTAGCAACCTTTCGAACGCACACCACCGACGGGCTCGCCGACGTGAAAGACCGTGGAGAAGTGACCCTGGGCGGTATGATCAGTTCGATCAAAATCGCCCACACCAAGAACCCCAAACCCGGCGCCCCGTCAAAGTATGCCAACTTTGATCTGGAGGACATGCAGGGAGCGATTCGCTGCATCGTTTGGCCCAAGGGTTTTGTCGATGTCGGCGACCACGTCCAACCCGACGCCGTTGTGCTCGCCCGTGGCAAAGTGGATCGTCGCGGCGGAGGCGACGAAGCCAATTTGATCATTGACGAGCTGATCCCGCTTGAAGGGCTCGACCAGCGTTACACCCACGGCATGCGCGTCCGCATCGACGAACAAGAACATACGCCGGAAACGCTCAATCGATTGCGAGAAATCCTGCGTGGTTACCCAGGGCCAAAGGAAATGCTGATCAGCTTGAGTCTGATCGAAGGTGAAATCGTCCACATGAAGAGTGACAAGTACAAAGTTGACATCACACCCGAATTGCGGACACGCATCGACGATTTGCTCGGAACCGGTCACTACAAGCTGATGATGAGCAAACCGTCGGGAAGATGA
- a CDS encoding Gfo/Idh/MocA family protein, with product MNPLQASHASRRQFLKSTGTIAAASTFVAAASNPVHAAEDNTLRVALVGCGGRGTGAAMNCLEVENGPVQLVALADVFEKNLKSTHAALSGHAKVGKKVDIPEERQFVGFDAYKKALDCLRPGDIAIFATPPGFRWVHFTYAIEKGLNVFMEKPVTVDGPTSNRMLELNKQALDKNLKVGVGLMCRHCKGRQELFDRIQDGEIGDVTMMRAYRMAGPTGSAAAPPNDTGLSDLMYQISKFHGFLWLSGGAVSDFLIHNIDESCWMKNDWPIKAIAVGGRHYRGDCVDQNFDSYGIEYTFADGTKLMVDGRTIPGCKQEFASFAHGTKGLAVISSASHTPAKSRIYEGHNFDKSKITWAFPQPEPNPYYEEWVDLIEAIRTDTPYNEVERGVMASAVTSMGRMAAHTGQEITLEHFMSQNHEFAPEIDKLTLESESPLKANAEGRYSIPMPGLVKKREYL from the coding sequence ATGAATCCACTCCAAGCGTCTCATGCCTCCCGTCGTCAATTCTTGAAGAGTACGGGAACCATCGCGGCGGCATCCACATTCGTTGCCGCTGCGTCGAATCCGGTTCACGCGGCGGAAGACAACACACTTCGTGTCGCCCTTGTCGGGTGTGGCGGCCGAGGAACCGGAGCCGCAATGAATTGTTTGGAGGTCGAGAATGGTCCGGTGCAGTTGGTTGCCTTGGCCGACGTCTTCGAGAAGAACCTGAAAAGCACGCATGCCGCACTGTCGGGACACGCGAAGGTTGGCAAGAAAGTGGACATTCCCGAAGAGCGTCAATTTGTCGGCTTCGATGCTTACAAGAAAGCGCTCGATTGTTTGCGGCCTGGCGACATCGCAATCTTTGCAACGCCTCCCGGTTTCCGCTGGGTTCACTTCACCTATGCGATCGAAAAAGGCTTGAACGTCTTTATGGAAAAGCCGGTCACGGTTGATGGGCCCACCTCGAATCGAATGCTTGAACTAAACAAGCAGGCACTCGACAAGAACTTGAAAGTCGGCGTGGGGTTGATGTGCCGCCACTGCAAGGGTCGCCAAGAGTTGTTTGACCGGATTCAAGACGGCGAAATCGGTGACGTGACCATGATGCGAGCGTACCGAATGGCGGGTCCAACGGGCTCGGCTGCGGCTCCGCCCAACGACACGGGGTTGAGTGATTTGATGTACCAGATCAGTAAGTTCCACGGTTTCTTGTGGCTCAGCGGTGGTGCGGTCAGCGACTTCTTGATCCACAACATCGACGAGTCGTGCTGGATGAAAAACGATTGGCCTATTAAGGCGATTGCAGTCGGCGGACGCCATTACCGAGGCGATTGTGTCGACCAAAACTTCGACTCCTACGGAATCGAATACACGTTTGCTGATGGAACGAAGTTGATGGTCGATGGTCGAACCATTCCAGGATGCAAACAAGAATTTGCCAGCTTTGCGCATGGTACCAAGGGCTTGGCCGTGATCAGCAGTGCCTCGCACACGCCGGCGAAATCTCGCATTTACGAAGGTCACAATTTCGACAAGAGCAAGATCACATGGGCGTTCCCACAACCGGAACCGAACCCCTACTACGAAGAATGGGTTGATCTGATTGAAGCGATTCGAACCGACACGCCTTACAACGAGGTCGAACGGGGGGTGATGGCCAGCGCGGTCACTTCGATGGGGCGGATGGCGGCTCACACCGGACAAGAAATCACGCTCGAGCACTTCATGTCACAGAATCACGAGTTTGCACCCGAAATCGACAAGCTGACATTGGAGTCCGAATCGCCGTTAAAAGCCAACGCCGAAGGCCGCTACAGCATTCCGATGCCAGGTTTGGTCAAAAAACGCGAATACCTGTAA
- a CDS encoding S9 family peptidase produces the protein MRRTTFAALCLLLLGNRLLQAERLTPEKLWDLARIGDAAVSPDGKTLAYLVTRYDLEQNEGTTSLMLQPLPSGDRMGGDKTAIAFETMLLAPKATTLLKDIKGLGSLGWLNHPSGAKLVYIAPASDDMNGGDEASKKEADQGEEVSDKEADKDDDKEAEGKPQVWTLDPNGGDAQQLTHVEQGVANLKPSPRGDAIAFTADVKLDAKVPEVYRDLPKADARIIDSLMYRHWNQWHDYAYSHVHVVQLDEQLEASEPIDLMESLKADCPLPPFGGSEQFAFSPDGKEIALTMKLVNNPAESTDSGIYLVSVDGGTLKNVTPGMPGYDMDPAYSPDGRFLAFHSMRRAGFESDRSRIMLYDRSSGEIDELTEGLDQTSHHATWSHDSQRVYFSSETRGTTQLFSIALDTGLLEQGSNGRFDFSVVSAIPDSNRILLRQQNMLRPTELAVLDASTKQLATITDVNGKLFDRLELPKIEQRFFKATDGKMIHNWVILPPDYDSEAERPWPMLTYCQGGPQGQIGQWFSYRWNFHMMASHGYVVLAVNRRGMPGFGREWNDQISGDWGGQAMQDILASTDAMMADPKIDRERVAAIGASFGGYTVYWLMGNDANRFCAMAAHCGVYNLNSMYGATEELFFVNHDLGGPYWKSEAIAEEYELFSPHTFAGNWKTPLLVIHGEKDFRVPVTQGMEAFTAAQVQGVESRFLYFPEEGHWVLSPQNGVLWGRVFFDWLDRYCKP, from the coding sequence ATGCGACGGACTACATTTGCTGCTCTGTGTCTCCTGCTTCTGGGAAACCGCCTGCTCCAAGCCGAGCGGCTGACGCCGGAAAAGCTCTGGGACTTAGCTCGCATCGGCGACGCAGCCGTTTCGCCCGATGGAAAGACCCTAGCCTATTTGGTCACACGCTATGACCTGGAACAGAACGAGGGGACGACCAGTTTAATGCTGCAACCGCTGCCGAGTGGCGATCGCATGGGGGGTGACAAAACGGCGATTGCATTCGAAACCATGCTATTGGCACCGAAAGCGACCACCCTGCTCAAAGACATCAAGGGACTCGGCTCGCTGGGTTGGCTGAATCATCCGTCCGGTGCCAAGCTGGTCTACATCGCTCCCGCCTCGGACGACATGAACGGTGGCGACGAAGCAAGCAAGAAGGAAGCGGATCAAGGCGAGGAGGTAAGCGACAAGGAAGCCGACAAGGACGACGACAAGGAAGCCGAAGGCAAACCCCAGGTTTGGACACTGGATCCTAATGGGGGCGATGCTCAACAATTGACTCATGTCGAGCAAGGCGTTGCCAACTTGAAACCATCACCCCGTGGAGACGCGATTGCGTTCACCGCCGATGTCAAGTTGGACGCCAAGGTTCCAGAGGTCTATCGGGATTTGCCCAAAGCGGACGCACGAATCATCGACTCCTTGATGTATCGCCATTGGAACCAATGGCATGACTACGCCTACAGCCATGTGCATGTTGTTCAGCTGGATGAACAACTCGAAGCATCCGAGCCCATTGATTTGATGGAATCGTTAAAAGCAGATTGCCCACTGCCACCGTTCGGAGGATCCGAGCAGTTTGCATTCTCGCCCGATGGCAAGGAAATCGCACTCACAATGAAATTGGTGAACAATCCTGCCGAGAGCACCGATAGCGGTATCTACTTGGTCAGCGTCGATGGCGGGACGCTGAAGAACGTCACTCCGGGGATGCCCGGCTATGACATGGATCCCGCCTACTCCCCAGATGGACGTTTCTTGGCATTTCATTCCATGCGACGGGCTGGATTTGAATCGGACCGAAGCCGAATCATGCTTTATGACCGAAGCAGCGGCGAGATCGATGAGTTGACGGAGGGGCTTGATCAAACGAGCCACCATGCGACTTGGAGCCACGATAGCCAGCGGGTCTATTTCTCGAGCGAAACGCGCGGAACGACCCAACTGTTTTCCATCGCTCTGGACACCGGACTGTTAGAACAAGGATCGAATGGACGATTTGACTTTTCCGTTGTTTCGGCAATTCCTGACTCCAATCGGATTCTCCTTCGCCAACAAAACATGTTGCGACCGACGGAATTGGCTGTCCTCGACGCGTCAACCAAGCAATTGGCCACCATCACCGACGTCAACGGCAAACTGTTCGACCGTTTGGAATTGCCGAAGATCGAACAACGCTTCTTTAAGGCTACCGATGGCAAGATGATTCACAACTGGGTCATTCTGCCACCCGACTATGACAGCGAAGCGGAGCGTCCGTGGCCCATGCTGACGTACTGCCAAGGCGGTCCCCAGGGACAAATCGGTCAATGGTTCTCCTATCGCTGGAATTTCCACATGATGGCCTCGCATGGCTATGTGGTTTTGGCGGTGAATCGACGTGGCATGCCAGGTTTTGGGCGCGAGTGGAATGACCAAATTAGCGGTGATTGGGGCGGCCAGGCGATGCAGGATATTTTGGCGTCAACCGATGCGATGATGGCGGACCCCAAGATCGATCGAGAACGCGTCGCCGCGATTGGAGCCAGTTTCGGCGGCTACACGGTCTATTGGCTGATGGGCAACGATGCAAATCGCTTCTGCGCGATGGCTGCCCATTGTGGTGTTTACAACCTCAATTCGATGTATGGTGCGACGGAGGAGTTGTTCTTTGTCAACCACGATCTCGGCGGACCTTACTGGAAGAGTGAAGCGATTGCGGAGGAATATGAGCTCTTTTCGCCGCACACCTTTGCTGGAAATTGGAAAACGCCGCTGCTGGTGATTCACGGCGAAAAGGATTTCCGCGTGCCGGTCACCCAGGGAATGGAGGCGTTTACGGCGGCTCAGGTTCAAGGGGTCGAGAGTCGCTTTCTGTATTTTCCCGAGGAGGGCCACTGGGTACTTTCCCCTCAAAACGGGGTATTGTGGGGACGCGTCTTCTTTGACTGGCTCGATCGCTACTGCAAGCCCTAA
- a CDS encoding formylglycine-generating enzyme family protein, whose amino-acid sequence MHLAPPPARSVFTCILVCFASLSGWISTAISTAEDAVLPLPEAVATSEAEMKPYLEPIEHTEQEIAMVPIPGGTFRMGSPDTEADRNEDEGPQREVTIDPFWMGKCEITWDQYDTWGLQMDQLRRRMMSLAATPRDALVDGVSKPTEPYTDMSFGMGKEQFPAICMTQHAARTYCKWLSVKTGRYYRLPTEAEWEYAARAGTQTAYSFGDDPADLDDYAWYFDNSDDTYHEVGQKQPNPWGLHDMHGNVAEWVLDQYVEDFYSQSEKAKNPLAIPNTLFPRVVRGGGWDDDPEMLRCAVREGSSEAWKEQDPQLPQSIWYLTDALGVGFRVVRPLVEPSDQEKAEKWGKTEPLQIDQE is encoded by the coding sequence ATGCACCTGGCCCCTCCACCGGCTCGCTCCGTTTTTACCTGTATTCTCGTCTGTTTTGCGTCGCTTTCGGGATGGATCTCGACCGCGATCTCCACAGCGGAGGATGCGGTACTTCCGCTTCCCGAAGCCGTCGCCACCTCCGAAGCCGAGATGAAGCCGTATCTCGAACCGATCGAGCATACGGAGCAAGAGATCGCAATGGTCCCCATTCCCGGTGGGACCTTTCGGATGGGCAGTCCCGACACCGAAGCTGACCGCAACGAGGACGAAGGTCCTCAACGCGAGGTCACGATCGATCCGTTTTGGATGGGGAAATGCGAAATCACCTGGGACCAATACGATACATGGGGTCTACAAATGGACCAGCTTCGTCGGCGGATGATGTCGTTGGCGGCAACGCCACGAGACGCGTTGGTCGATGGTGTCTCGAAACCAACCGAACCCTACACGGACATGAGCTTCGGGATGGGCAAGGAGCAATTCCCCGCGATTTGCATGACGCAGCACGCTGCACGGACGTACTGTAAATGGTTGTCGGTGAAGACGGGGCGATACTATCGGTTGCCGACCGAGGCGGAATGGGAGTATGCGGCTCGTGCCGGCACCCAAACCGCCTATTCGTTTGGCGACGATCCGGCCGATCTGGACGATTACGCTTGGTACTTTGACAACAGCGACGACACCTATCACGAGGTGGGGCAGAAACAGCCCAATCCATGGGGGCTTCACGACATGCACGGCAACGTAGCGGAATGGGTGTTGGATCAGTATGTCGAGGATTTCTACTCACAGAGCGAGAAAGCAAAGAATCCACTTGCCATCCCTAACACTCTTTTCCCTCGCGTGGTTCGTGGCGGCGGTTGGGATGACGATCCCGAGATGCTTCGCTGTGCGGTCCGCGAAGGATCTTCCGAGGCGTGGAAAGAACAAGATCCTCAATTGCCTCAGAGCATCTGGTACCTTACTGATGCGCTCGGCGTCGGTTTCCGCGTTGTCCGTCCACTCGTTGAGCCTTCGGATCAAGAAAAGGCCGAAAAGTGGGGCAAGACAGAGCCGCTGCAAATCGACCAAGAGTAA